A genomic stretch from Mastacembelus armatus chromosome 7, fMasArm1.2, whole genome shotgun sequence includes:
- the snx21 gene encoding sorting nexin-21: MASRLLGRLKRSLFKDGPGMGPEPEVGGRQGEEFNEDRWEAELEEEEECVTERLGGMLCFSSGGAEDEGEGSGLDSDSDFLGESMEEGLSSTDTSPVGVSPVGPSPSSLLTRQLQESWRNLRGLRGESPVPSGKRLTESLLFEVTDASVVQDSSSKYVLYTIHVIQSGGSDKTPAIITRRYSDFQRLHATLRRNHGDQMARVCFPRKKLRRNFTAETIAKRSRAFEQYLYHLCSLPTLRGALCVRQFFYLSDLQTGQLLIRVGRYQEALGPLLNAKRLQQKLGWASYHDNHAETLPPPSSHWFFTLVGLSCCFQEVDQLEEARDHCDHALRVLIPSQTEINTEDMPRPLEDKPLPPDDTPFTQTDVSPMHCDRPHPLLLPLLRAVVRLSWQTGRDKRQWEELLQQLEEQWVRLDNQPTIKEFLVKHNLQEDKRDS; this comes from the exons ATGGCTTCCCGTCTGTTGGGCCGTCTGAAGCGTTCACTGTTTAAAGATGGTCCAGGGATGGGACCTGAGCCGGAAGTAGGAGGCAGACAGGGGGAGGAGTTTAATGAGGACCgctgggaggcagagctggaggaggaggaggagtgtgtgACGGAGCGTCTTGGGGGGATGCTGTGCTTCAGCAGCGGAGGAGCAGAGGACGAAGGTGAAGGATCGGGGCTTGACAGTGACTCCGACTTCCTAGGAGAGTCGATGGAGGAGGGGCTCAGCAGCACAG ACACCAGTCCTGTGGGTGTGTCTCCTGTTGGTCCCTCTCCTTCCTCACTGTTGACCCGGCAGCTCCAGGAGAGCTGGAGGAACCTGCGTGGACTCAGGGGGGAAAGTCCCGTCCCCTCTGGGAAACGACTGACAGAGAGCTTGTTGTTTGAGGTGACCGATGCCAGTGTGGTACAGGACAGCTCCTCAAAATACGTG CTCTACACCATCCATGTGATCCAGTCCGGTGGCAGCGATAAGACTCCGGCCATCATCACACGCCGATACTCCGACTTCCAGCGGCTCCACGCCACACTGCGCCGTAACCATGGAGACCAGATGGCGCGTGTCTGTTTCCCAC GAAAGAAGCTGCGCAGGAACTTCACGGCGGAGACAATCGCCAAGCGGAGCCGTGCGTTTGAACAGTACCTGTATCACCTGTGTTCATTGCCCACCCTGCGGGGAGCACTGTGCGTCCGGCAGTTCTTCTACCTGAGTGACCTGCAGACGGGACAACTGCTCATCAG GGTGGGACGTTACCAGGAGGCCTTGGGTCCACTGCTCAACGCTAAGAGACTCCAGCAGAAACTGGGCTGGGCAAGTTACCATGACAACCATGCAGAGACCctgcctcctccctcctcccatTGGTTCTTTACTCTAGTGggactgtcctgctgtttccaaGAAGTTGACCAGCTGGAGGAGGCCCGAGATCACTGTGACCATGCCCTCCGAGTCCTCATCCCCTCTCAGACAGAAATTAACACAGAGGACATGCCCCGTCCACTTGAGGATAAACCACTCCCACCAGATGACACACCCTTTACACAGACTGATGTATCACCTATGCATTGTGACAGGCCACACCCCCTTCTTTTGCCACTGTTACGGGCGGTGGTTCGGCTTTCATggcagacaggaagagacaaGCGGCAATGGGAGGAGCTTCTGCAACAACTGGAGGAGCAGTGGGTGAGGCTAGACAATCAGCCAACAATCAAAGAGTTTCTGGTCAAACACAACCTGCAGGAGGACAAAAGGGACAGCTag